One genomic window of Thermodesulfobacteriota bacterium includes the following:
- a CDS encoding response regulator, with protein sequence MEGAEILVVEDEAIIAKHLQKRLQRMGYRVPSLVASGEEAVAVAEASRPDLVLMDIILGGAMDGIEAARQIWQRCDIPVIYLTAHTDDNTLERAKETGPFGYITKPFEDKELGITIQMALYKHRMERQLKEREGWLSTTLRSIGDAVIATDAQARVSFMNPVAQRLTGWSLAEAGGRPLAEVLKIIDGETGEAGECPATRVIRDKAVVSLGYHRLRARDGEEIPIDDSAAPIQNDQGAILGVVIVFSDITKRRQAEEEREQLIRELQDALAEIKVLKGILPICASCKKIRDDAGYWNQLETYIQKHTDVQFSHGLCHECARRLYPQFFK encoded by the coding sequence ATGGAAGGGGCAGAGATCCTGGTGGTCGAGGACGAGGCGATCATCGCCAAGCATCTGCAGAAGCGCCTGCAGCGCATGGGGTACCGGGTGCCCTCGCTGGTGGCTTCCGGCGAGGAGGCGGTGGCCGTGGCCGAGGCCAGCCGGCCGGACCTGGTGCTCATGGATATCATCCTGGGGGGCGCCATGGACGGCATCGAGGCCGCCCGGCAGATCTGGCAGCGCTGCGACATCCCGGTCATCTACCTGACGGCACATACGGACGACAACACCCTGGAGCGGGCCAAAGAGACTGGCCCGTTCGGGTATATCACCAAGCCGTTCGAGGACAAGGAGCTGGGCATCACCATCCAGATGGCCCTGTACAAGCACCGGATGGAAAGGCAGCTCAAGGAGCGGGAGGGCTGGCTGTCCACGACCCTCCGGAGCATCGGTGACGCGGTGATCGCCACCGATGCCCAGGCCCGGGTGAGCTTCATGAACCCGGTCGCCCAGCGCCTGACCGGCTGGAGCTTGGCCGAGGCCGGCGGCAGGCCGCTGGCGGAGGTCCTGAAGATCATCGACGGCGAAACCGGCGAGGCCGGAGAATGTCCGGCCACGCGGGTGATCCGCGACAAAGCGGTGGTGAGCCTGGGCTACCATCGCCTGCGGGCAAGGGACGGCGAGGAGATCCCCATCGACGACAGCGCCGCGCCGATCCAGAACGACCAGGGGGCCATCCTCGGCGTGGTCATCGTGTTCTCCGACATCACCAAACGGCGGCAGGCGGAAGAGGAGCGCGAGCAGCTCATCCGCGAATTGCAGGACGCCCTGGCCGAGATCAAGGTCCTGAAGGGCATCCTCCCCATCTGTGCCTCCTGCAAGAAGATCCGGGATGACGCCGGCTACTGGAATCAGCTGGAGACCTATATCCAGAAGCACACCGACGTCCAGTTCAGCCACGGCCTGTGCCACGAGTGTGCCCGGAGGCTCTATCCGCAGTTCTTCAAATGA